Proteins encoded by one window of Rouxiella chamberiensis:
- a CDS encoding TonB-dependent siderophore receptor, with amino-acid sequence MKTNGLGFRKNRCARSVVAVLYSGIFLSPTAGHAAEDSNTLTITASHSDDDAYSSATTSVASKTPTSRLNEAQSVSVVTRKQLDDYQISSLSDAMRFVSGAAETNTLGGTEDGIVRRGFGTNSDGSIFRDGIRSSQGLNLDATAERVDVLKGSASLLYGILNPGGMINIVSKKPQYQWHTLVGGHYNSTGGGAGSIDVTGPLGNGFAFRMIAEKQDQNYWRGFGNQKHNLLAPSLQWYGEKASFYVGYESYQYDIPYDRGTAFINGKPVSIGYKTRLDDYTNHAWGRNQTVNSHWDYQLNDVWSTRLTYGMNQRQYDNNEVRVTAINATTGAVTRRADANRGFNHKTQYASWDVTGTPDILGMTHSLVAGVDYEMIQTYRAHAYTGKTNSVFTLDNPVYGMTPVTDSSTEKTATSNLLNRIYSRSLYAKDSIALNDRWTVVGGARYQHYRQRESEGFTTPTETYADEGNKFLPQTGLIYKLTPDVSLYGSLSKSFTPSTTVDDDGNVGQPEQGTTYEVGGKWQMTPAVFASVALYRIDERNISLSLNGSTYEVNKARSTGAEFEINGEIYPDWALSANYSYDEAKITDDQNNAENNGHRLQNAPRHSGAVYLTHTLDWHRLPGSFRLGGGARYMGSRAGDPDNSFSLPDYVVADSFISWDNTLWGEKTHLQLNINNLFNKHYYTSSGGNLRVEEGQTRNAVLSASIAF; translated from the coding sequence ATGAAAACAAATGGCTTGGGATTCAGGAAAAATCGTTGTGCCCGTAGCGTAGTCGCCGTGCTTTATAGCGGCATTTTTCTTTCGCCGACCGCGGGCCACGCCGCCGAAGACAGTAATACGCTTACCATCACCGCCTCCCATTCCGATGACGATGCCTACTCGAGCGCAACGACGTCGGTCGCCAGCAAAACACCGACCTCGCGCCTGAACGAGGCACAGTCAGTCAGCGTCGTCACTCGAAAGCAGCTCGACGACTATCAGATATCCAGCCTCAGCGATGCGATGCGTTTTGTCAGCGGTGCGGCGGAAACCAACACGCTTGGCGGCACCGAAGACGGAATTGTGCGCCGAGGTTTTGGCACCAACTCCGACGGCTCGATTTTTCGCGACGGGATCCGCAGCAGTCAGGGATTGAACCTCGACGCCACGGCGGAACGTGTGGATGTGCTCAAAGGCTCCGCCTCGCTGCTCTACGGCATTCTCAATCCGGGCGGGATGATCAATATCGTCAGCAAGAAGCCTCAGTATCAATGGCACACCCTTGTGGGCGGGCACTACAACAGCACGGGCGGCGGCGCGGGAAGCATCGACGTCACCGGTCCTCTGGGCAACGGTTTTGCGTTTCGCATGATTGCCGAAAAACAGGATCAAAACTACTGGCGAGGCTTCGGCAATCAGAAACACAATCTGCTGGCCCCTTCCCTGCAATGGTATGGCGAAAAGGCCAGCTTTTATGTGGGCTATGAAAGCTACCAGTACGATATCCCCTACGATCGCGGCACGGCTTTCATCAACGGAAAACCGGTTTCGATAGGCTATAAAACGCGTCTGGATGACTACACCAATCACGCCTGGGGACGCAATCAGACCGTTAATTCTCACTGGGATTATCAGCTGAACGATGTCTGGAGTACGCGCCTGACCTACGGCATGAACCAGCGCCAATACGATAACAATGAAGTGCGCGTGACCGCCATCAACGCAACCACCGGCGCGGTAACCCGCCGTGCGGATGCGAACCGGGGCTTTAATCACAAGACGCAATATGCCTCCTGGGATGTGACCGGCACGCCCGACATTCTGGGCATGACACATAGTCTGGTCGCGGGCGTCGACTATGAAATGATCCAGACGTATCGCGCCCACGCCTATACCGGAAAAACCAACAGCGTCTTCACGCTGGATAATCCGGTCTACGGCATGACGCCGGTCACCGACAGCTCAACGGAGAAAACGGCCACCAGCAATCTGCTTAATCGCATTTATAGTCGCTCTCTTTACGCAAAAGATAGCATTGCGCTGAACGATCGCTGGACCGTCGTGGGCGGCGCACGTTACCAGCATTATCGTCAGCGTGAATCAGAAGGGTTCACGACGCCCACCGAGACTTATGCGGACGAAGGCAATAAGTTCCTGCCGCAGACCGGCTTGATCTACAAGCTTACGCCGGACGTGTCACTTTACGGCAGCCTGAGCAAATCCTTTACCCCTTCGACAACCGTCGACGATGACGGCAATGTGGGTCAGCCAGAACAGGGCACAACCTATGAAGTGGGCGGAAAATGGCAAATGACCCCCGCCGTGTTTGCCTCTGTGGCCCTGTACCGTATAGATGAAAGAAATATTTCGCTGTCGCTGAACGGGTCGACCTATGAGGTCAACAAGGCCCGCTCGACGGGTGCGGAATTTGAAATCAACGGGGAGATTTACCCTGACTGGGCACTGAGCGCCAATTACAGTTATGACGAGGCAAAAATCACCGATGACCAGAACAACGCCGAGAATAACGGCCATCGTCTGCAAAACGCGCCTCGCCACTCGGGCGCGGTGTATCTGACTCATACGCTCGACTGGCATCGTCTGCCGGGCAGTTTCCGCCTTGGCGGCGGCGCGCGCTACATGGGCTCGAGGGCGGGCGATCCGGACAACAGTTTCAGCCTGCCGGATTACGTTGTCGCAGACAGCTTTATCAGCTGGGACAACACGCTATGGGGTGAAAAGACGCATCTTCAGTTGAATATCAATAATCTGTTCAACAAGCACTATTACACCTCGAGCGGCGGCAATCTGCGCGTTGAGGAAGGACAGACCCGCAACGCCGTCTTGAGTGCCAGCATCGCCTTTTAA
- a CDS encoding lactonase family protein, with protein sequence MSYAEESRPLAPQAQDLPAQTLLVGSWTGQTTGELVQKAIYPSQGIYRVRLNSDGTLLPLDVLKISSPSWIVFSHDHKFAYTTNENEKGAVTALKVAPDGKLATLNEVDSQGQHPTHATLTADGKYLLAANYSVGPNQAGFTVFPIQGDGALGKSVQHVPLTQGSHAVADRQASGHAHSVNISPDGKLLFVADLGADVVHAYRYDSASKAPFSPAPQFDLHFKPGEGPRHMTFSADGKFAYVSTEMSAQVHVFSIEKDKFSEIQTVELTESQDPNDKGGAGILFSPDGKFLYVGNRRKVNEIVVFKADAESGKLSMGNRFSAGGIEPRAFAFDKTGQYLLVANVFSNNVVELRRDAQTGALTPTGVTVQIGTPTDIKFLP encoded by the coding sequence ATGTCTTATGCAGAAGAAAGCCGCCCATTGGCCCCGCAGGCACAGGATCTCCCTGCCCAGACACTGCTGGTGGGTTCCTGGACCGGCCAGACCACCGGCGAGCTGGTCCAGAAAGCCATCTATCCGAGCCAGGGAATATACCGTGTGCGCTTGAACAGCGATGGCACCCTGCTCCCGCTGGATGTTCTGAAAATATCCAGCCCGTCATGGATTGTCTTTAGCCATGACCATAAATTTGCCTATACCACCAACGAGAACGAAAAAGGTGCCGTGACCGCACTGAAGGTCGCACCGGATGGCAAACTTGCGACTTTGAATGAAGTCGACAGCCAGGGGCAGCACCCAACCCACGCCACGCTGACCGCCGATGGCAAATATCTGCTGGCCGCCAATTACTCCGTGGGGCCGAATCAGGCAGGCTTTACCGTATTCCCTATTCAGGGCGATGGCGCATTGGGAAAATCGGTGCAGCATGTTCCTCTGACTCAGGGGTCGCACGCCGTGGCTGATAGACAAGCCAGCGGCCATGCGCATTCGGTCAATATCAGCCCCGACGGCAAGTTGCTGTTCGTTGCCGATCTGGGTGCCGATGTCGTACACGCCTACCGCTACGACAGTGCATCGAAAGCGCCCTTCAGCCCCGCGCCGCAGTTTGACCTGCACTTCAAGCCGGGTGAAGGCCCTCGCCATATGACATTCTCGGCGGACGGCAAATTCGCCTACGTCAGCACCGAAATGTCGGCGCAGGTGCATGTGTTCAGCATCGAAAAGGATAAGTTCAGCGAGATTCAAACCGTAGAGCTGACAGAAAGCCAGGATCCGAACGACAAGGGAGGCGCAGGCATTCTCTTCAGCCCGGACGGCAAATTCCTCTATGTGGGCAATCGCCGCAAGGTGAACGAAATTGTGGTGTTCAAAGCCGATGCCGAAAGCGGAAAACTGAGCATGGGCAACCGATTCTCTGCGGGTGGCATTGAACCGCGCGCCTTTGCGTTCGACAAGACAGGCCAGTATTTGCTGGTCGCCAACGTATTTTCCAACAATGTGGTAGAACTACGTCGCGACGCACAGACAGGCGCACTGACGCCGACTGGCGTAACCGTACAAATTGGTACTCCGACGGACATCAAATTCCTGCCGTAA
- a CDS encoding helix-turn-helix domain-containing protein: MTKEREKKTAEATFHDRVIDDLVSYIELHLEEKLSIDILSQIAGYSSWHLQRFFKKQTGFTIGEYIRNRRLANSALILLGTKLSVKEVAEKYSFDSLQTFNKSFKQRFGMPPTEYRLQNELSMSTIMHPFKRANDCGVYVLEVIELNEQIIFGDDFELKIDVNELLNGDSLLNREQLYHLLNVKDQTHENVIILSSIFSPYVAPRENDSFLNMTITLKGDFVKKEVSTKIIPAGTYLNINGQFTLRQYNNCLSKTYRETLLAMDLKKRNESEIERFRIQDKEQGIYEISMLLPVAKADPPRKT, translated from the coding sequence ATGACGAAGGAAAGGGAAAAGAAAACCGCCGAAGCGACTTTTCATGACAGAGTCATTGATGACTTGGTAAGCTATATTGAATTGCATTTGGAGGAGAAACTTTCAATCGATATTCTCTCGCAAATTGCTGGATATTCAAGCTGGCACTTGCAGCGCTTTTTTAAAAAGCAGACAGGTTTCACGATAGGCGAATATATTCGCAATCGTCGTCTGGCCAACTCGGCACTCATCCTGCTGGGGACCAAGTTAAGCGTCAAGGAAGTCGCCGAGAAATATTCGTTCGACTCCTTGCAGACCTTTAATAAAAGTTTTAAGCAACGTTTTGGCATGCCGCCAACGGAATATCGCCTGCAAAATGAACTGTCGATGTCGACTATCATGCATCCGTTCAAGAGAGCCAACGATTGCGGCGTTTATGTGCTTGAAGTTATCGAGCTCAATGAACAAATCATTTTCGGCGATGATTTCGAGCTGAAAATCGATGTCAATGAGCTTTTGAATGGGGATAGCCTGCTCAATCGCGAACAGCTTTATCACCTGCTTAACGTAAAAGATCAGACTCATGAAAATGTTATTATTTTGAGTAGCATTTTTAGTCCCTATGTCGCGCCAAGGGAAAACGACTCGTTTCTGAATATGACGATTACGTTAAAAGGTGATTTTGTAAAAAAGGAAGTCAGCACTAAAATTATACCGGCAGGGACCTATCTGAACATCAACGGTCAGTTTACCTTGCGCCAGTATAATAACTGCCTTAGCAAGACGTATCGGGAAACATTGCTGGCAATGGACTTGAAAAAGAGAAATGAATCCGAGATAGAACGGTTCAGAATACAGGACAAGGAGCAGGGGATTTACGAGATTTCAATGCTGTTGCCGGTGGCAAAAGCCGATCCCCCCAGAAAGACATGA
- a CDS encoding ABC transporter substrate-binding protein: MLNKFKISLITLTVAFSVSAWADFPKGYPTDYQKTVDGAKKEGKVVIYSTTDTKAAGPLIQGFEATYPGVKVEYNDMNSTELYNRYISEQAAGGTSGDVVWSSSMDTGLKLATEYAEEYASPEQSQLPKWAVWKNKAYGTTYEPVVFIYNKRLIPAGDVPDSHAALAKLIASQTDKFKRKVTTYDIEKSGLGFMLSVQDFKADPDYFKRLADIAKGGLTVQSSTGTMMERVSSGENLIGFNILGSYAEARAKTDPTLGISYPKDYTLVLSRVSFISKDTANSNAAKLWLDYVLSEKGQSILANQADIPSIRNDIEGKNDIDGMTKMLGNALKPIPVDETLLEYLQQKKRLDYIKQWREASAK; the protein is encoded by the coding sequence ATGTTAAATAAATTCAAAATTTCTTTGATTACGTTGACCGTGGCTTTTTCAGTCTCTGCATGGGCAGATTTTCCCAAGGGTTACCCGACCGATTATCAGAAAACGGTCGATGGCGCGAAAAAAGAAGGCAAGGTGGTTATCTATTCAACCACGGATACCAAAGCGGCAGGCCCGCTGATTCAGGGCTTCGAAGCCACCTATCCGGGCGTTAAGGTTGAATATAACGACATGAACAGCACCGAGCTGTACAACCGTTATATCAGCGAGCAGGCGGCGGGCGGCACAAGCGGTGACGTCGTCTGGAGCTCGTCGATGGACACCGGCCTGAAACTGGCCACCGAATACGCCGAAGAGTATGCTTCGCCCGAACAGAGCCAACTGCCAAAGTGGGCGGTCTGGAAGAACAAGGCTTACGGCACCACGTATGAACCCGTGGTCTTTATCTATAACAAACGGCTGATCCCGGCCGGTGACGTGCCTGATTCCCACGCTGCGCTTGCAAAACTCATCGCCAGTCAAACCGATAAATTCAAGCGCAAAGTCACCACCTACGATATCGAAAAATCCGGGCTGGGCTTTATGTTGTCCGTACAGGATTTCAAGGCCGATCCTGACTACTTCAAACGGCTGGCCGATATCGCCAAAGGTGGCCTGACCGTGCAATCCTCCACCGGCACCATGATGGAACGTGTCTCTTCCGGCGAAAACCTGATTGGTTTCAATATCCTCGGGTCCTACGCCGAAGCGCGCGCCAAGACAGACCCGACACTTGGGATTTCCTATCCAAAAGATTACACGCTGGTACTGTCGCGCGTGAGTTTCATCAGTAAAGACACGGCCAACAGCAATGCCGCCAAACTGTGGCTCGACTACGTGCTGTCTGAAAAAGGCCAGAGCATCCTCGCCAATCAGGCCGATATTCCATCCATTCGTAACGATATCGAAGGCAAGAACGACATCGATGGCATGACCAAAATGCTCGGTAACGCGCTCAAGCCTATCCCTGTCGATGAAACCCTGCTTGAGTATCTGCAACAGAAAAAACGTCTGGACTACATCAAACAGTGGCGCGAAGCCTCGGCGAAATAG
- the yghX gene encoding YghX family hydrolase, with translation MTRLTAKDFPPELLELYDYYAHGKISKREFLSMAARYTIGGMAGMALLSYMSPNYALAQQVEFTDPAIVPEYIHYESPQGNGEVRAYMVKPANASAKTPAVVVVHENRGLNPYIEDVARRVAKAGFIALAPDGLSSVGGYPGNDEKGKALQAQVDPTKLMNDFFAGIDFMMHHQQTTGKVGITGFCYGGGVANAAAVAFPELAAAVPFYGRQPKAEDVPRINAPLLLHYAELDKGITEGWPAYEAALKAAGKTYKGYVYKGANHGFHNDSTPRYDKADADLAWDRTIKWFRQYLV, from the coding sequence ATGACACGTTTGACAGCCAAAGATTTCCCTCCGGAATTGCTTGAACTCTATGACTATTACGCCCACGGTAAAATTTCAAAGCGCGAGTTTTTGTCGATGGCGGCGCGTTACACAATCGGCGGCATGGCCGGTATGGCGCTGCTAAGTTATATGAGCCCGAACTATGCGCTGGCGCAGCAGGTCGAATTTACCGATCCCGCAATCGTGCCTGAATATATTCATTATGAATCCCCGCAGGGCAATGGCGAAGTCAGAGCCTATATGGTGAAACCGGCCAATGCCTCGGCCAAAACCCCTGCCGTCGTGGTGGTGCATGAGAATCGCGGATTAAATCCTTATATAGAAGATGTGGCACGGCGCGTGGCGAAAGCCGGTTTTATTGCGCTGGCCCCGGACGGATTGAGCTCTGTCGGCGGTTATCCGGGCAATGATGAAAAGGGCAAAGCCTTGCAGGCGCAGGTTGACCCGACCAAATTGATGAATGATTTCTTCGCGGGAATCGATTTCATGATGCACCACCAGCAAACCACGGGCAAAGTCGGGATCACCGGTTTTTGCTACGGCGGCGGGGTGGCAAATGCAGCGGCGGTGGCGTTTCCGGAATTGGCGGCGGCGGTGCCTTTCTATGGCCGACAACCCAAGGCAGAAGATGTGCCGCGTATCAACGCGCCGCTGCTCCTGCACTATGCCGAGCTGGACAAGGGAATTACCGAAGGATGGCCTGCCTATGAGGCGGCATTGAAAGCGGCGGGCAAAACCTACAAGGGTTATGTCTATAAAGGCGCGAACCACGGTTTCCACAATGATTCAACGCCGCGTTACGACAAGGCCGATGCCGACCTGGCCTGGGATCGCACCATAAAATGGTTCAGGCAATATCTGGTGTAA
- a CDS encoding MurR/RpiR family transcriptional regulator yields MRGQQLSPRLQSVLRYIDENREAVLENTALEIAAAVNTSDATVIRAIQALGFTGLRDLKTTLTRWFEPVMTSTDKMNTTVGELTQGTQSSVDFVLNGHRQVCDALSGEANRVAVAQAVSLLNEARNVAIFGINASGILADYTVRLFNRIGLPALALNRVGIGLAEQLLALKRGDVLIMMAQKSAHREGTTTLREAKRLGIPVILLTNAVDSFFAKEADVVIHVPRGGENGRVPLHGTVLVCLEMLVFSVASMASQRTMRSMKRMQELHKGLKSVTRKR; encoded by the coding sequence ATGCGTGGGCAGCAACTTTCGCCACGATTACAGTCAGTATTACGCTACATTGATGAAAATAGAGAGGCGGTTTTGGAAAACACCGCGCTTGAAATCGCCGCGGCGGTCAATACGTCCGATGCCACGGTGATTCGTGCAATTCAGGCGTTGGGGTTTACGGGATTACGTGACTTGAAAACCACCCTGACGCGCTGGTTCGAGCCGGTCATGACCTCGACCGACAAGATGAACACCACCGTCGGCGAACTGACGCAAGGTACGCAGTCGAGCGTTGATTTTGTCTTGAACGGACATCGGCAAGTCTGTGATGCGCTTTCTGGCGAGGCTAATCGAGTGGCCGTCGCACAGGCCGTCTCTTTGCTGAACGAAGCGCGTAATGTCGCGATTTTCGGCATTAATGCCTCGGGGATACTGGCAGATTACACGGTGCGCTTGTTTAATCGCATAGGCTTGCCAGCACTGGCCCTGAATCGCGTGGGGATTGGTCTGGCGGAACAACTGCTCGCACTCAAACGTGGCGATGTATTAATCATGATGGCGCAGAAATCTGCGCACCGCGAGGGAACAACCACGTTGCGAGAGGCCAAAAGATTAGGTATTCCCGTTATCTTGTTGACCAACGCAGTGGATTCATTCTTTGCCAAAGAGGCCGACGTGGTTATCCATGTTCCCCGTGGCGGTGAAAATGGTCGGGTGCCGCTTCATGGCACCGTGCTGGTCTGCCTCGAGATGCTGGTCTTTTCTGTGGCCTCGATGGCATCACAGCGCACGATGCGCTCGATGAAAAGGATGCAGGAATTACATAAAGGGCTAAAGTCCGTTACCCGTAAACGTTAA